In Arachis hypogaea cultivar Tifrunner chromosome 17, arahy.Tifrunner.gnm2.J5K5, whole genome shotgun sequence, a single window of DNA contains:
- the LOC112765181 gene encoding transcription factor RF2b, which translates to MQDPPPTPPPPNSASHLPPPAPSTAATSSASSLFVRSAANGHRRAHSEVSFRLPDDMMDLSPSDPFTGGSSTASLDEIGSEDDLFTTYIDVDKLGNGSGGSGNGSDPIGNGTESEKAVPRPRHRHSNSVDGSTTSFGEIMDAKKAMPPDKLAELWTIDPKRAKRILANRQSAARSKERKARYIQELERKVQTLQTEATTLSAQLTLYQRDTNGLSTENTELKLRLQAMEQQAQLRDALNEALKKEVERLKVATGEMMSPTESFNLGMHQMPFTGANFFPIQPQSGPSDHQNMQLPPFAHAPSGMPTHQLQQSSSHPLSEIMQNHMQGLDINSKGPTTVKSEGPSISASESSTTF; encoded by the exons ATGCAAGatccaccaccaacaccaccacctccAAACTCCGCTTCCCACTTACCTCCACCGGCCCCCTCCACCGCCGCAACTTCCTCAGCCTCCTCACTCTTCGTTCGCTCCGCCGCCAATGGCCACCGCCGAGCTCACTCTGAGGTCAGTTTCCGCTTACCTGACGACATGATGGACCTCTCGCCGTCGGATCCGTTCACCGGCGGCTCCTCCACGGCCAGCCTCGACGAGATCGGATCGGAGGATGACCTGTTCACGACGTACATTGACGTGGACAAGCTCGGGAATGGCTCGGGCGGATCGGGAAACGGATCGGATCCGATTGGTAATGGTACAGAATCGGAGAAGGCGGTTCCGAGGCCGAGGCATAGGCACAGTAACTCTGTGGATGGTTCTACGACGTCGTTTGGGGAGATCATGGACGCTAAGAAAGCTATGCCTCCTGATAAGCTCGCTGAGCTTTGGACCATTGATCCCAAGCGTGCTAAGAG GATACTTGCAAATAGGCAATCTGCTGCTCGATCAAAAGAGAGAAAGGCTCGCTACATTCAAGAACTTGAGCGCAAAGTTCAGACTCTTCAAACTGAAGCCACAACCCTTTCTGCCCAGCTGACACTATACCAG AGGGACACAAATGGTCTGAGTACTGAAAACACAGAGCTTAAGCTCCGCCTGCAAGCCATGGAGCAACAAGCACAACTTCGTGATG CTCTTAATGAGGCACTGAAGAAAGAAGTCGAGAGGCTTAAGGTTGCCACTGGCGAAATGATGAGCCCCACTGAGTCTTTTAACCTTGGAATGCACCAGATGCCATTCACAGGAGCAAATTTCTTTCCGATCCAACCCCAATCAGGTCCTTCTGATCACCAGAACATGCAGTTGCCACCATTTGCTCATGCCCCATCTGGCATGCCAACGCATCAACTACAACAATCGAGTTCTCATCCACTCTCGGAAATAATGCAAAATCATATGCAGGGACTCGACATCAACAGCAAAGGACCAACTACGGTGAAGTCCGAAGGCCCATCAATTTCTGCAAGTGAGAGTAGCACTACATTCTGA